One segment of Rosa chinensis cultivar Old Blush chromosome 6, RchiOBHm-V2, whole genome shotgun sequence DNA contains the following:
- the LOC121049790 gene encoding bifunctional nitrilase/nitrile hydratase NIT4B-like → MDRSGLCFRKRFWGGYPRGSNFRVAIGNRTAKGKEEFRKYHAAAINVPGLCPATRNKLFKTGATGSGTGQDWKTGE, encoded by the exons ATGGATCGCAGCGGGTTGTGTTTCCGGAAGCGTTTTTGGGGAGGATATCCACGCGGCTCCAATTTCAGGGTTGCGATTGGGAACAGAACTGCCAAGGGGAAAGAAGAGTTCCGAAAGTATCATGCCGCAGCCATTAATGTGCCTG GCTTATGTCCAGCAACTAGAAACAAGCTGTTTAAAACTGGTGCAACTGGATCTGGAACTGGACAGGACTGGAAAACAGGTGAGTAG